GAACGACATCCTGCAGACCGTGGACCGGTTGCGGGCCGCCGGGATCGAGTTCCTCGCGACGCCGGACTCGTACTACACCGACCCGGCGCTGCGGGAGCGCATCGGCGAGGTGCGGGTGCCGATCGAGGAGCTGCAGTCCCGCGGCATCCTGGTCGACCGCGACGAGGACGGCTACCTGCTGCAGATCTTCACCAAGCCGATCGGGGACCGGCCCACCGTGTTCTTCGAGCTGATCGAGCGGCACGGCTCGCTGGGCTTCGGCAAGGGCAACTTCCAGGCGCTGTTCGAGGCGATCGAGCGCGAGCAGGCCCGCCGTGGGAACTTCTAGGCCCAGGAAGTCCTGACCGTGGCCCACTACCGCACCGCCGGCAGCGTCCCGCCCAAGCGGCACACCCAGCACCGTGCCCCGGACGGGGCGCTGTACCGGGAAGAGCTGATGGGGGAGGAGGGATTCTCCTCGGACTCCTCGCTGCTGTACCACCGCGGCGTGCCGTCGGCGATCGTGGACGCCCGGCGCTGGGACCTGCCCGACCACACCACGACGCCCAACGAGCCCCTCCTGGCCCGGCACCTGTCGCTGCACGACCTGTTCGACGACGGGGGACGGCGGGACCTGGTCACCAGCAGGCGGCTGGTCCTGGCCAACGCCGACGTCCGCATCTCGTACGTCGTGGGGGCCGAGACGTCGCCGCTGTACCGCAACGCCACCGGCGACGAGTGCGTGTTCATCGAGGACGGCTCGGGGACCCTCGAGACGGTGTTCGGGCACATCGACTTCGGTCCCGGCGACTACCTGATCGTCCCGCGGGCGACGACCCACCGCTGGGTGCCGGCCGAAGGTGGCGTGCGGGCGTACTGCATCGAGGCGAACAGCCACATCTCACCGCCGCGCCGCTACCTGTCGAGGTACGGGCAGCTCCTCGAGCACGCGCCCTACTGCGAGCGCGACCTGCGCGGACCGGGTGAGCCGGAGCTCCGCGAGGAGAGCGACGTCGAGGTGCTCATCAAGCACCGGGGGTCCGGACCGCTCGGGCTGGCCGGATCGGTGCACGTCGTGCCGCAGCACCCGTTCGACGTGATCGGGTGGGACGGCTGCCTGTACCCGTACGCGTTCAACGTCAGGGACTTCGAGCCGATCACGGGGCGGGTGCACCAGCCGCCGCCGGTGCACCAGGTGTTCGAGGGGGCGAACTTCGTGATCTGCAACTTCGTGCCGCGCAAGGTCGACTACCACCCGCTGGCGATCCCGGTGCCGTACTACCACTCCAACGTGGACTCCGACGAGGTCATGTTCTACGTCGCCGGCGACTACGAGGCGCGCAAGGGGTCGGGCATCGGGCGTGGCTCGGTGTCGCTGCACCCCGGCGGCCACTCGCACGGTCCGCAGCCGTCCGCGATCGAGGCCAGTCTTGGCGCGGAGTCGTTCGACGAGCTCGCAGTCATGGTCGACACGTTCCGTCCGCTCGAGCTCGGCGAGGGTGGGCGGGCCTGCGACGACGGCCGCTACGCCTGGTCGTGGTCCCGGTGAAAGACCCGCGACTGGCGCAAAACGGTCCGCGACTGGCGCAGAGTGAAGAAAGTGGGACGGCGTGTCGTGCACAACTGCGCCACTCGCGGTCCGGGGTGCGCCACTCGCGGTTCGGGGTGCGCGGGTGACGGACTTCGGACGGGCGACGCTGCCGTACTGCTCGTTCGTCCGCCCGGGGGAGGAGCGCGCACGCGTGGGCGTCGGGGTCGGCACGGACGTCCTCGACCTCACGGCGGCGTCGGCGGCACGGGGGCACGTCCACGCAGGGCTGTTCGCGGCCGGGTCGCTCGACCCGTTGCTGGCCGCCGGCCCCCTGGCCTGGCACGAGGTGCGGACGTTCGTCGCGGCCAGTCTCGACGCGTTCGCGGAACACCTGTCGCCGGCGGCCGGGGTCGAGCTCGTGCTGCCGTTCACGGTGGCGGACTACGTCGACTTCTACGCCTCCGAGCACCACGCGACCAACGTCGGTCGGCTGTTCCGGCCGGACGGGGCCGCGCTGACGCCGAACTGGAAGCACCTGCCGATCGGGTACCACGGCCGCGCCGGGACGGTCGTGGCCTCCGGGACACCCGTCCGGCGGCCGTCGGGGCAGACCCGCGGGCACGACGGCACGATCGCGTTCGGCCCGACCGCCAAGCTCGACATCGAGGCGGAGATCGGCTTCGTGGTGGGGGCCGGCTCGACGCTCGGCGAACCGGTGCCGACGTCGTCCTTCGACGACCACGTCTTCGGGATCTGCGTCGTGAACGACTGGTCGGCGCGCGACGTCCAGGCCTGGGAGTACGTCCCGCTGGGCCCGTTCCTCGGCAAGTCGTTCGCCACCTCGGTGTCGCCCTGGGTGGTGCCGCTCGCGGCGCTGGCGGGAGCCCGGGTCGACCCGCCACGCCAGGACCCGGAGCCGCTCGCGTACCTGCAGGACGAGGACGCGTGGGGGCTCGACCTCGAGCTCGAGGTGATCGTCAACGGCACCGTCCTGTCACGGGCACCGTACGCGCAGATGTACTGGACGCCCGCGCAGATGCTCGCGCACCTGACCGCGAACGGAGCGGCTCTGCGGCCGGGTGACCTGTTCGCCTCCGGCACCGTCAGCGGGCCCGAGCAGGGTCAGCGGGGATCGTTGCTCGAGCTGTCCTGGAACGGCTCGCATCCCGTGCTGCTCGACGACGGCTCGTCCCGGTCGTTCCTGCTGGACGGCGACCGGGTCACGATCGCGGCCAGCGCCAGGCTGGCCGGCGGACGACGCATCGCCCTCGGCCAGGTCGACGGGCAGGTCGTCGCCTGACGTCAGCCCTCGGGATCGGGCTGCGTCTCGGGTGCCGGCTCCCGGTCGGGCTCCTGGCCGGGCTCCGGCGTGGGCAGCACCTCGGGGAAGGCCGGGTCCGGCATGTCGGGGGTCTCGGGACGGCTCGGCTCGTCCTCCTCGGGCAGGGCGGGCTCGGGGGGTGCGACGGTCATTGGGTCCTCCTCGATGGTCGTGCGCCCCGCGTACCCGGCGAGCCGGTCGTCAATCACGTGGACTCGGCGCGGCCGCCTTGATTGGATGGGCGGATGTCGTTGCGTCTGCCTGCCGGTCTCACCGAGCGTCCACTGACGATGGCGGACGCGCCCGAGGTGACGGGGGTGCTGGCGGCGTCCGAGCGGCACTTCGTCGGGGAGGCCTTCATCGACGAGTCCGACGTGATCGGCATGTGGTCGACGGAAGGACGCGACCTGGCGACGGACACGCTGGCGGTGCTGGACGACGGCAGGATCGTCGCCGGTGCCGAGGTGAACACCCGCCGGCACCTCCTCGTGGAGGTGCTCCCGTCGCACCTGGGCCGCGGCATCGGCACGGCGCTGGCCGACTGGGCCGAGGGGCTGGCCCGTGGTCGAGGCTGGGAGGTCGCGGAGCAGCAGATCGCGAGCGCGGACACCGCGGGGGCGGAGATCCTGGCCGCTCGCGGCTACGAGCGCGTGTCGGGCGAGTGGGTGCTGCGGCTCGACGAGGATGCGCCGTTGCGGCGTCACGCGCTGCCGGCGGACGTCGTGATCCGCCCCTTCGAGCCGGCGGACGCACGAGCGGTGCACACGGTGGTCGTCGACGCCTTCGCCGAGTGGGAAGGGCAGTTCCGTCTCGCGTACGAGGACTGGCACACGCGCCACGTGGAGCGTGACGGCGCGGACACGTCGCACTGGCGGGTGGCGACCGCGGCGGGCGAGGTCGTGGGTGCGGCAGTCGTGCACGACAGCGACGGCGCGACCTGGGTGCACCAGCTCGCGGTCCGTGCGGACCACCGCGGTCAGGGGATCGCGCAGGGGCTCCTCGCGGAGGCCTACGACGCAGGACGACGCCGCGGCTGCCTCACGGGCGAGCTCGCGACGTCGTCACGATCGGGCGCGCTGCCGCTCTACGAGCGCCTCGGAATGCGCGTCGTCGGCGAGTTCGAGTCGTGGCAGCTGCGTCTTGGTCAGCCCTGACGGGCCTTCAACCGGGGGTTGTCGCGGTTGATCACGAACGTGCGTCCGTGACGCCGGACGACCTGCGAACCGGCCTGGTTCTTGAGCGAGCGAAGTGAGCTGCGGACCTTCATGGGATGTCCTTTCGTCTGTCGGAGAAACCGACACACATGACAACCGTTGTCAGTCAGCGGCTATTCCCAGCTGCCGCCGCGACCCTGCTTGAGGGAGCCGCGTCGCTTCTTCTCGTCCAGGCGGCGACGCTGCGAGGACCGGCTCGGCTTGGTGGCCCGACGCGGACGGTCCGGGACGATCGCCCGCCCGACGAGCTCCTCCAGGCGGACGCGCGCGGCTTCGCGGTTGCGGTGCTGCGAGCGGTACTGCGACGACACCACCGTGATCGTGCCGTTGACCAGCCG
Above is a genomic segment from Aeromicrobium chenweiae containing:
- the ykgO gene encoding type B 50S ribosomal protein L36, whose protein sequence is MKVRSSLRSLKNQAGSQVVRRHGRTFVINRDNPRLKARQG
- a CDS encoding homogentisate 1,2-dioxygenase gives rise to the protein MAHYRTAGSVPPKRHTQHRAPDGALYREELMGEEGFSSDSSLLYHRGVPSAIVDARRWDLPDHTTTPNEPLLARHLSLHDLFDDGGRRDLVTSRRLVLANADVRISYVVGAETSPLYRNATGDECVFIEDGSGTLETVFGHIDFGPGDYLIVPRATTHRWVPAEGGVRAYCIEANSHISPPRRYLSRYGQLLEHAPYCERDLRGPGEPELREESDVEVLIKHRGSGPLGLAGSVHVVPQHPFDVIGWDGCLYPYAFNVRDFEPITGRVHQPPPVHQVFEGANFVICNFVPRKVDYHPLAIPVPYYHSNVDSDEVMFYVAGDYEARKGSGIGRGSVSLHPGGHSHGPQPSAIEASLGAESFDELAVMVDTFRPLELGEGGRACDDGRYAWSWSR
- the arfB gene encoding alternative ribosome rescue aminoacyl-tRNA hydrolase ArfB — translated: MSHDGRLNLPESEMTWRFSRSSGAGGQHVNTTDTRVELIWSLADTTALSPAQKELAATRLSNRLVNGTITVVSSQYRSQHRNREAARVRLEELVGRAIVPDRPRRATKPSRSSQRRRLDEKKRRGSLKQGRGGSWE
- the fahA gene encoding fumarylacetoacetase translates to MTDFGRATLPYCSFVRPGEERARVGVGVGTDVLDLTAASAARGHVHAGLFAAGSLDPLLAAGPLAWHEVRTFVAASLDAFAEHLSPAAGVELVLPFTVADYVDFYASEHHATNVGRLFRPDGAALTPNWKHLPIGYHGRAGTVVASGTPVRRPSGQTRGHDGTIAFGPTAKLDIEAEIGFVVGAGSTLGEPVPTSSFDDHVFGICVVNDWSARDVQAWEYVPLGPFLGKSFATSVSPWVVPLAALAGARVDPPRQDPEPLAYLQDEDAWGLDLELEVIVNGTVLSRAPYAQMYWTPAQMLAHLTANGAALRPGDLFASGTVSGPEQGQRGSLLELSWNGSHPVLLDDGSSRSFLLDGDRVTIAASARLAGGRRIALGQVDGQVVA
- a CDS encoding GNAT family N-acetyltransferase, with protein sequence MSLRLPAGLTERPLTMADAPEVTGVLAASERHFVGEAFIDESDVIGMWSTEGRDLATDTLAVLDDGRIVAGAEVNTRRHLLVEVLPSHLGRGIGTALADWAEGLARGRGWEVAEQQIASADTAGAEILAARGYERVSGEWVLRLDEDAPLRRHALPADVVIRPFEPADARAVHTVVVDAFAEWEGQFRLAYEDWHTRHVERDGADTSHWRVATAAGEVVGAAVVHDSDGATWVHQLAVRADHRGQGIAQGLLAEAYDAGRRRGCLTGELATSSRSGALPLYERLGMRVVGEFESWQLRLGQP